A genome region from Thermoanaerobacterium xylanolyticum LX-11 includes the following:
- a CDS encoding DUF881 domain-containing protein gives MKGKVFQVVSFVMVFLMMGFMISMEFKTIQGSVKTAADTSRGSSVNVDELSSELQNMTDERNALKQQVADLNQKLDELNSSSSKYEATLNALSQDVEKYKELAGFTAMTGPGVIVTLNDSDLQPKDGEDPNMFLVHDEDLIKVVNELKAGGAEAISINDQRLIATSEIRCVGPTININSTRYAPPYVIKAIGNPDTLEASLNLKGGIVDTLKYYGIKVDIQTSKNIVVPAYTDPISLKYAKATN, from the coding sequence ATGAAGGGTAAGGTTTTTCAGGTTGTTTCTTTTGTCATGGTGTTTTTAATGATGGGCTTTATGATATCAATGGAATTTAAGACAATACAAGGCAGTGTAAAGACTGCAGCAGATACATCTCGCGGAAGCAGCGTAAATGTTGATGAGCTAAGCAGCGAACTGCAAAACATGACTGACGAGAGAAATGCCTTAAAGCAGCAAGTGGCAGATCTTAATCAAAAGCTTGATGAATTAAACAGCTCATCTTCAAAATACGAAGCGACTCTAAATGCTCTGTCACAAGATGTAGAAAAGTATAAAGAGCTTGCAGGTTTTACTGCCATGACAGGTCCAGGAGTCATAGTCACTTTAAACGACAGCGACCTTCAGCCAAAAGATGGAGAAGATCCAAATATGTTTTTGGTACACGATGAAGACCTGATAAAAGTAGTAAACGAGCTAAAAGCAGGTGGTGCTGAAGCCATATCTATAAATGACCAAAGGCTTATAGCTACATCTGAAATAAGGTGTGTAGGACCTACCATCAACATAAATTCTACAAGATATGCCCCTCCATACGTCATAAAAGCAATTGGAAATCCTGACACATTAGAAGCTTCACTAAACCTTAAAGGTGGCATTGTAGACACTCTTAAATACTATGGGATAAAAGTGGACATACAGACATCTAAAAACATCGTAGTCCCTGCCTACACAGATCCCATAAGCTTAAAATACGCTAAAGCGACAAATTAA
- a CDS encoding GNAT family N-acetyltransferase: MDERKILDIEIKIVRDVKTLLSIKDIWHQLEENSKVYPFNTFEWVVNWWKYFGGGKKLWILLVVGDQGPIGIAPFMITFGEMGLPIKRIKFIGSNNSDYLDFIVKYGYEDIFYRSLIKYLESTIDRFTVLDLEHLPESSGIYPYIMDSWLYYDYDIQDVCPYIKLPATWDEYLSTLDGKFRRNIKYEIKRFFTKCDGSFMSVADENDIDDSMDRLIELHQARWRKRHMPGAFYSKRIRDFHKALAFDFFNRGILSLFELKDGDKIVASLLSYHVGGKRYYYISGYDLDYSRLSVGAVTLGLSIKRSIEVGDEVYDFLRGDEKYKEDWTKDKKRNMRLVASYPSVAGRFYLYYIIAENKIINKIKDRFSHD; this comes from the coding sequence ATGGATGAAAGAAAGATACTTGACATAGAGATAAAGATAGTGAGGGACGTAAAGACTCTTTTAAGCATCAAGGATATATGGCATCAACTGGAGGAGAATTCTAAGGTGTACCCTTTCAACACTTTTGAATGGGTCGTGAATTGGTGGAAGTATTTTGGCGGCGGCAAAAAACTGTGGATTCTTTTGGTGGTTGGCGATCAAGGCCCTATTGGGATAGCTCCTTTTATGATTACATTTGGTGAGATGGGACTTCCTATAAAGAGGATAAAATTCATAGGCTCTAATAACAGCGATTACCTTGACTTTATAGTGAAATACGGATATGAAGATATTTTTTATCGTTCACTTATAAAGTATCTGGAGTCTACGATAGATAGATTTACGGTATTAGACTTGGAGCACCTTCCAGAAAGCAGCGGCATATATCCGTATATAATGGATAGCTGGCTTTACTACGATTACGATATTCAAGATGTATGCCCATATATAAAGTTGCCGGCAACGTGGGATGAATACTTAAGCACTCTTGACGGCAAATTTAGAAGAAATATAAAGTATGAGATCAAGAGATTTTTCACAAAGTGCGATGGAAGTTTTATGAGCGTCGCTGACGAAAATGATATAGACGATTCAATGGATAGACTAATAGAGCTGCATCAGGCAAGGTGGAGAAAAAGACATATGCCGGGTGCATTTTATTCTAAAAGGATTAGGGATTTTCATAAGGCTTTGGCATTTGACTTTTTCAATAGGGGCATTTTAAGCTTGTTTGAATTAAAAGACGGCGATAAAATCGTAGCGAGCTTATTAAGTTACCATGTAGGTGGAAAAAGGTATTACTACATAAGTGGATATGATTTGGATTACAGCAGATTAAGCGTTGGTGCTGTAACATTAGGTTTATCGATAAAGCGCTCAATAGAAGTCGGAGATGAAGTCTACGACTTTTTAAGAGGAGACGAAAAGTACAAAGAAGATTGGACTAAGGATAAAAAGAGGAACATGAGGCTTGTTGCTTCATACCCTTCTGTTGCAGGCAGGTTTTACCTTTACTATATCATCGCTGAAAATAAAATAATAAACAAGATAAAAGATAGGTTCAGTCATGACTGA
- a CDS encoding DedA family protein: MENTNILYSLIIDYGYLALFLSLLVEGTGMPGPVEILFLAAGYLISRGQMSFLAVVLIAALGNVSGNVLAYIIGAKSGRTFVEKYGHFLKITVKDLEGMDRWFSKYGGVTNLLGRLIGLPRTPAIWASGITRMDFKSFFVFSAIGDLLWSLFWTSVSYLVSMQILKIDLIGRTYPWWSYLLMLVGFILFMYVVWRIFLWMKERYLT; encoded by the coding sequence ATGGAGAACACTAATATCTTATACAGCTTAATAATAGATTACGGTTATTTGGCATTGTTTCTGTCATTGCTGGTTGAAGGTACTGGTATGCCGGGACCTGTGGAGATACTTTTTCTTGCGGCGGGTTACCTTATATCAAGAGGACAGATGAGCTTTTTGGCTGTAGTTTTGATTGCAGCATTAGGGAATGTGTCAGGTAATGTATTAGCGTACATAATAGGTGCCAAATCAGGCAGGACTTTTGTAGAAAAGTATGGCCATTTTTTAAAGATAACTGTTAAAGACTTAGAAGGTATGGATCGGTGGTTTTCGAAGTATGGTGGTGTTACTAACCTTTTAGGGCGCCTCATAGGGCTGCCAAGGACGCCTGCTATCTGGGCTTCAGGCATAACAAGGATGGATTTCAAGTCGTTTTTTGTGTTTTCTGCCATTGGCGATCTTTTATGGTCACTTTTTTGGACGTCTGTTTCGTATTTAGTGTCGATGCAGATTTTGAAGATAGATTTAATCGGCAGGACGTACCCATGGTGGAGTTATTTGTTAATGCTTGTAGGCTTTATCCTATTTATGTACGTCGTTTGGAGGATATTTTTATGGATGAAAGAAAGATACTTGACATAG
- a CDS encoding L-lactate dehydrogenase: protein MSKVAIIGSGFVGATSAFTLALSGTVTDIVLVDLNKDKAIGDALDISHGIPLIQPVNVYAGDYKDVEGADVIVVTAGAAQKPGETRLDLVKKNTAIFKSMIPELLKHNDKAIYLIVTNPVDILTYVTYKISGLPWGRVFGSGTVLDSSRFRYLLSKHCNIDPRNVHGRIIGEHGDSEFAAWSITNISGISFNEYCSICGRVCNTNFRKEVEDEVVNAAYKIIDKKGATYYAVAVAVRRIVECILRDENSILTVSSPLNGQYGVKDVSLSLPSIVGRNGVARILDLPLSDEEVEKFRHSANVMADAIKQLDI, encoded by the coding sequence ATGAGTAAGGTAGCGATAATAGGATCTGGTTTCGTCGGTGCAACATCGGCATTTACGTTGGCATTAAGTGGGACTGTAACAGATATCGTATTGGTAGATTTGAATAAGGACAAGGCTATAGGTGATGCACTGGACATAAGCCACGGCATACCGCTAATACAACCAGTAAATGTGTATGCTGGCGACTACAAAGATGTGGAAGGGGCAGATGTAATAGTTGTGACAGCAGGTGCTGCTCAAAAACCGGGAGAGACGCGGCTTGACCTGGTGAAGAAAAATACTGCTATATTTAAGTCTATGATACCTGAGCTTTTAAAGCACAATGACAAGGCTATATATTTGATTGTGACAAATCCTGTAGATATACTTACGTACGTTACATACAAGATTTCTGGACTTCCATGGGGTAGAGTTTTCGGTTCTGGCACTGTTCTTGATAGCTCGAGGTTTAGGTATCTATTAAGTAAGCACTGCAATATAGATCCAAGAAATGTCCACGGAAGGATAATCGGTGAGCATGGAGATAGCGAGTTTGCGGCATGGAGCATAACAAACATATCTGGAATATCATTTAATGAATACTGCAGCATATGTGGTCGCGTTTGCAATACGAATTTTAGGAAAGAAGTAGAAGATGAGGTCGTAAACGCTGCTTACAAGATAATAGACAAAAAAGGTGCTACATACTATGCTGTCGCAGTTGCAGTGAGAAGGATTGTTGAGTGCATTTTAAGAGATGAAAATTCCATCCTCACAGTATCATCTCCATTAAATGGACAGTACGGCGTGAAAGATGTTTCATTAAGCTTGCCGTCTATCGTAGGCAGGAATGGTGTCGCAAGGATTTTGGACTTGCCTTTATCTGACG